The stretch of DNA ATGGCTTTAGTTGCTGGGGTTGCTAGCTTTGGGACGGCAATATTCTTTGGTAATCTCACAGCTAAACAAATCGAACAAGCTACTAAAGATTTAGAAAATCAGTTTGATGATGTTTATCAAGGTAACCTCAACGCCAAAGCAACAGTGTACTCGCGCGATGAATTTGGGATGTTAGCGACTCGATTTAATCGAATGACAAAGGTTATTTTAACTACTACCCAAGAAGCGCAACGAAGAGCAGAAGAGACTGAACAGGCAAAAGAAGATTTACAACGTCAAGTAATTCGATTGCTAGATGACGTAGAAGGAGCAGCCCGAGGAGATTTAACCGTACAAGCGACAGTAACGGCTGACGTATTGGGTGCAGTAGCAGATGCTTTTAACTTAACTATTCAAAGTCTTAGAGAAATTGTCCGTCAGGTAAAACAAGCAGCAGAGCAAGTAAATAAAGGTTCTACAGATAGTGAATTATTTGCTCGGAATCAGTCTAGCGAAGCGTTACGAATGGCTGAAGAATTAGCCGTGACTCTTAATTCAGTACAAATGATGACTGAATCAATTGAACGGGTAGCAGAAAATGCTCGTGAAGCTGAAGAAGTTGCTCGTTCATCTTCTGTAACTGCGCTTAAAGGTGGTAAAGCAGTAGACCGTACTGTAGCTGGAATTTTTCAAATTAGAGAAACTGTATCAGAAACAGCCCGTAAAGTAAAACGATTGGCAGAAGCATCTCAAGAAATCTCCAAAATTGTGTTGTTGATTTCGACAATTGCCGAAAGAACTAATCAACTAGCTTTAAATGCTTCGATTCAAGCAGCTAAAGCAGGGGAAGCGGGTAGAGGTTTTGCAGTAGTTGCTGATGAGGTAAGACAATTGGCAGATAGATCTGCTAAATCGTTGAAGGAAATTGAGCAAATTGTTTTGCAAATTCAAAGTGAAACTGGTTCAGTAATGACGGCAATGGAAGAAGGTATCCAGGAGGTAATTGACGTTACTGATAGGGCAGAACAAGCTAAAACGGCTCTGGAAGATATTATTCAGGTATCTAATCGAATTGATACTTTAGTACGCTCAATTACTGCTGATACTGTTGAACAGAGGGAAAATTCTCGGGCAGTGGCGCAAGTTATGCAATCGGTGGAATTAACTGCTCAAGCCACTTCTCAAGAATCTCAACGAGTAGCTGGCGCACTCCAAAATCTGGTAAGTATTGCTCGTGATTTACTGTCTTCAGTAGAACGCTTCCGTATTGACAAAAATGAAGATTAAAAGTTAGTTCATAAGTTGCTAGTTTGATAGATGTTCTAGCTTTTGGTTTGTTAATGAATCTCTCAACTTCTGATTCAATTAATTTAAGAGAAAGATTATCTATTAGTTTGTGGCGCGATACTTGGCTAAAATTCAAGCGCGATCGCACTGCGGTATTAGGTACAATTATTTTAACGGTTATTGTTTTAGCTGTTATTTTTGGTCCAATTATTTATCCTATTCCCATCGATAAAATTGATTTTAGTCAGTCTGCTGCACCTCCTTCTTGGCAACATTGGTTTGGTACAAACGATCTAGGACAAGACCAGTTGGCAAGAGTTTTACAAGGAGGAAGAATTTCATTAACTGTAGGAATTACGGCAATGATTGTAGCAATTTTTTGGGGAACTTTAATTGGGGCGATCGCAGGTTTTTATGGTGGAATAATTGATGGAATTTTAATGCGGATTGCAGATTTATTTTTAGCTTTACCACATTTACCATTATTATTATTAATTGTTTATTTATTTCGAGATTCAATTAAGAAAATTGCGGGACCAGAATTCGGAATTTTTTTGTTAGTTGTTTTGGTAATTGGTGGACTCAATTGGATGTCTGTAGCCAGATTAGTTAGAGCTAATATTTTGACTTTGAAAGAAATGGAATTTGTTAGTGCAGCCCAAGCAATTGGTGCTAAACCATCTCGTTTAATCTGGATTCATCTGTTACCAAATGTTTTAGGAATTATTATTGTTGCTGCAACTTTATCGGTAGGTAATGCTATTATTACCGAATCGACTTTAAGTTTTTTGGGTTTAGGTTTCCCGCCTGATGTTCCAACTTGGGGAAGAATGTTATATGATGCTCAAAATTATCTAACATCTGCTCCTCATATAGCTATCTTTCCAGGTTTAGCCATTTTTTTAACGGTATTAAGTATTAATTATCTTGGTGATGGATTAAGGGATGCTTTCGATCCTAAAACTTAAAATAACAAAAAAAACAGGTCAGATTTTTAAATTAATCTCACCTATTTTATGGCTGATTGTAGCTTCTTATATTTAATTAATCTGCTCCACAAATAAATATTTTTTAGCTATTAACAAAACGCAAATATTAATTCTACTTCCTTCGTCTGAATGTGTAGATTTATAAAATGAATT from Stanieria cyanosphaera PCC 7437 encodes:
- a CDS encoding ABC transporter permease; translation: MNLSTSDSINLRERLSISLWRDTWLKFKRDRTAVLGTIILTVIVLAVIFGPIIYPIPIDKIDFSQSAAPPSWQHWFGTNDLGQDQLARVLQGGRISLTVGITAMIVAIFWGTLIGAIAGFYGGIIDGILMRIADLFLALPHLPLLLLIVYLFRDSIKKIAGPEFGIFLLVVLVIGGLNWMSVARLVRANILTLKEMEFVSAAQAIGAKPSRLIWIHLLPNVLGIIIVAATLSVGNAIITESTLSFLGLGFPPDVPTWGRMLYDAQNYLTSAPHIAIFPGLAIFLTVLSINYLGDGLRDAFDPKT